In Clostridium sp. DL-VIII, the following proteins share a genomic window:
- a CDS encoding leucine-rich repeat domain-containing protein: MKKSKLTKVIAMSLIAASALGLNPIKASAEWKQNKTGWWFEEGDSWATGWERIDGKWYYFDSHGYMEHNKTVGGYYLDTNGAWINLTTTSDGLKFDKSTGTIVGYSGSNTDVTIPSEIDGVTVTQIGVGAFSGSNNHTQITSVKIPESVTSIGVGAFEWCNYLKTVNIPQNVKSIEASTFDGCTQLTNITIPNGVTSIGQVAFTGCTSLTSITIPNSVTFIGNIAFKKCNGLTSIDIPSSVTYISGGAFNDCINLTTVNVSSTTKIAAHVFDNSPNVKINTVN; this comes from the coding sequence ATGAAAAAATCAAAATTAACAAAAGTAATTGCTATGTCATTAATAGCAGCTTCAGCACTAGGATTAAATCCAATAAAAGCAAGTGCAGAATGGAAGCAAAATAAAACAGGCTGGTGGTTTGAAGAAGGGGACTCGTGGGCGACTGGTTGGGAAAGAATTGATGGTAAATGGTATTATTTTGATTCACATGGTTATATGGAGCATAATAAAACTGTTGGTGGATATTATTTAGATACTAATGGAGCTTGGATAAATCTAACAACAACAAGCGATGGGTTGAAATTTGATAAATCAACTGGTACCATAGTTGGATATAGTGGAAGTAATACTGATGTAACTATACCAAGTGAAATTGATGGCGTGACAGTAACCCAAATAGGAGTAGGGGCGTTCTCTGGATCTAATAATCATACGCAGATAACAAGCGTAAAAATACCTGAAAGTGTAACAAGTATAGGAGTAGGTGCATTTGAATGGTGTAATTATTTAAAAACAGTTAATATACCTCAAAATGTTAAAAGTATAGAAGCTTCAACTTTTGATGGTTGCACACAGTTAACTAATATAACAATACCTAATGGGGTAACAAGTATAGGACAGGTGGCTTTTACAGGATGTACAAGCTTAACAAGCATAACGATACCAAATAGTGTAACATTTATAGGAAATATAGCTTTTAAAAAGTGCAACGGTTTAACATCAATAGATATACCAAGTAGTGTGACATATATTTCAGGGGGAGCATTTAATGACTGTATTAATCTAACAACAGTAAATGTGTCTAGTACTACCAAAATAGCAGCACATGTATTTGATAATAGTCCTAATGTAAAAATTAATACTGTAAATTAA
- the yaaA gene encoding peroxide stress protein YaaA — translation MKIIISPAKKMNVDTEFKINNMPCFLDKAEFLMKYIKNLSYTEAKALWKCNDKIAKTSFEYFSNMNLTERLTPALLAYDGIQYKYMAPNVFDIKEWEYIENHLYLISGFYGILKPLDGIVPYRLEMQSKIMLSGYKDLYDYWGDNIFQKLYEDTDIVLNLASKEYSKSIENYLNDKVQFISCTFGEYKEGKIITKGTLAKMARGELVRYMAEEKIEKISEIKNFNRLGYKYNIDASSNENMVFLKE, via the coding sequence TTGAAAATTATTATATCACCAGCCAAAAAGATGAATGTAGATACAGAATTTAAGATAAATAACATGCCATGTTTTTTAGATAAGGCTGAATTTTTAATGAAATATATTAAAAATCTAAGCTATACGGAAGCTAAAGCTTTATGGAAATGCAATGATAAAATTGCTAAGACAAGCTTTGAATACTTTTCCAATATGAACCTTACTGAAAGACTAACCCCAGCATTATTAGCTTATGATGGAATTCAATATAAGTATATGGCTCCAAATGTATTTGATATTAAAGAATGGGAATATATCGAAAACCATTTATATCTTATATCTGGCTTTTATGGCATTCTTAAACCACTTGACGGCATAGTACCTTACCGTCTTGAAATGCAGTCAAAAATCATGCTTTCAGGCTATAAAGATTTATATGATTATTGGGGAGATAACATATTTCAGAAACTATATGAGGATACAGATATAGTACTAAATCTTGCATCTAAAGAATATAGTAAATCCATTGAAAATTATCTAAACGATAAAGTGCAATTCATATCATGTACTTTTGGTGAATATAAAGAAGGTAAAATTATAACAAAGGGAACCTTAGCAAAGATGGCTAGAGGTGAGCTTGTCCGTTATATGGCTGAGGAAAAGATTGAGAAAATATCAGAAATAAAAAACTTTAACAGACTTGGTTATAAATATAATATTGACGCATCAAGCAATGAAAATATGGTTTTTTTAAAGGAATAG
- a CDS encoding peptidoglycan-binding protein yields the protein MGKIETATQWMINLANDNSHGYDQTYRWGERGDYDCSSAVITAWQTAGVPVKTNGATYTGNMRSVFLNCGFSDVTSSIVLSNGSGLQRGDVLLNVSSHTVMFIGSGQVVAARENENGTATGGKPGDQTGKEICIENYYNYPWDYVLRYNEGSSNPNPPSGNSNVQAGQVQANNFAGCNIDTDGVRGTETKKAGIKVLQHAMNLDYNAGLAVDGVWGTASSTALGSHYVKSGETQYMVTAAEILVMLRGYNPNGVEYPGTFGSGLKTAITSFQSANGLSADGICGRDTFISLIS from the coding sequence ATGGGAAAGATTGAAACAGCAACACAATGGATGATTAACTTAGCAAATGATAATAGTCACGGATATGACCAAACATATAGATGGGGAGAGCGTGGAGATTATGATTGTTCTTCTGCAGTTATTACTGCATGGCAGACTGCAGGTGTTCCTGTAAAAACTAATGGTGCAACTTATACTGGTAATATGAGAAGTGTTTTTCTTAATTGTGGATTTTCTGATGTAACATCATCTATAGTGTTATCAAATGGATCTGGCTTACAACGTGGTGATGTATTACTAAATGTATCTTCACATACTGTAATGTTTATTGGAAGTGGACAAGTTGTTGCTGCTAGGGAAAATGAAAATGGCACAGCAACAGGTGGTAAACCTGGGGATCAAACAGGTAAAGAAATTTGTATTGAAAACTATTATAATTACCCTTGGGATTATGTTCTTAGATATAATGAAGGAAGTAGTAATCCTAATCCTCCATCTGGTAATTCTAATGTTCAAGCTGGACAGGTTCAAGCAAACAATTTTGCTGGATGTAACATTGATACTGATGGCGTTAGAGGTACTGAAACAAAAAAAGCAGGGATTAAGGTTTTACAACATGCCATGAATTTAGATTATAATGCAGGTCTTGCGGTAGATGGAGTATGGGGAACTGCATCCAGTACTGCTTTAGGAAGTCATTATGTAAAGAGTGGAGAAACTCAATATATGGTTACAGCAGCTGAAATTCTAGTAATGTTAAGGGGATATAATCCAAATGGTGTAGAATATCCAGGAACTTTTGGTTCAGGACTTAAAACAGCAATAACTTCATTTCAAAGTGCTAATGGCTTATCTGCAGATGGAATATGTGGTAGAGATACCTTCATTTCATTGATTAGCTAA
- a CDS encoding GGDEF domain-containing protein, whose product MSNFFINILLLISGIFLGGHLSKNTPLEYSSKVFTKVLLGLGGGILAIGMMIYAINIESTKTLVDLRVIALMLIYNISGLLSSLVTGIIIVLFRFLYFGINQSSIVAVFQILILLLLFSIVGKLKLNMIKKWITIYLINMLSMISTYYYLLSNVNNVFNILLEYFIISAVATILAYYLLKYVRSSNELYRRYKNEATKDFLTGLNNTRQFDLIFNKSAINAKEKDEQLSCLMVDIDHFKHVNDTYGHAVGDIVLRELAVILKNSCRVFDAVSRVGGEEFCILLIDCSTERTMDIGKRICDEVKKHEFEIGDGRKIRITVSVGISAYPESTDNIEMLIKQADDSLYKAKQTGRDRVCSIDTCDTN is encoded by the coding sequence ATGAGTAACTTTTTTATTAATATACTTCTTTTGATTTCAGGAATATTTTTAGGTGGACATTTATCAAAGAATACACCTCTTGAATACAGTTCAAAAGTTTTTACAAAAGTTTTGCTTGGTTTAGGCGGTGGAATTCTCGCAATAGGAATGATGATTTACGCAATAAATATTGAAAGTACAAAAACTTTGGTGGATTTAAGAGTTATAGCATTAATGTTGATATATAATATTAGCGGACTTTTATCTTCATTAGTTACAGGGATAATTATAGTTTTATTTAGATTTTTATATTTTGGAATCAATCAATCATCAATAGTTGCAGTTTTTCAAATTCTAATATTACTATTACTATTTTCAATAGTTGGTAAACTAAAGTTAAATATGATTAAAAAGTGGATAACCATATACTTAATCAATATGCTTTCTATGATTAGTACCTATTATTACTTGTTATCCAATGTAAATAATGTATTTAATATACTTTTAGAGTATTTTATTATATCGGCAGTTGCAACTATACTAGCTTATTATTTATTAAAATATGTTAGGTCATCAAATGAATTATATAGGAGATATAAAAATGAGGCTACTAAAGATTTTTTGACTGGATTAAATAATACAAGGCAATTTGATTTGATATTTAATAAAAGTGCTATAAATGCAAAAGAAAAGGATGAACAATTATCTTGTTTAATGGTTGATATAGATCATTTTAAGCATGTTAATGATACATACGGCCATGCAGTTGGTGATATAGTATTAAGAGAATTAGCAGTTATTTTAAAAAATTCTTGTAGAGTATTTGATGCAGTTTCAAGAGTTGGAGGAGAAGAATTTTGTATCTTACTAATTGACTGTTCTACAGAACGGACAATGGATATAGGAAAAAGGATATGTGATGAAGTAAAGAAGCACGAATTTGAAATTGGTGACGGAAGAAAAATAAGAATCACTGTTTCTGTAGGAATATCTGCTTACCCTGAGTCAACGGATAACATTGAGATGCTAATAAAGCAAGCAGATGACTCCTTATATAAGGCAAAGCAAACTGGAAGAGATAGAGTATGTTCAATCGATACATGTGATACAAATTAA